A part of Corynebacterium lactis RW2-5 genomic DNA contains:
- a CDS encoding RNA polymerase sigma factor, translating to MDDFTTSYRDCYPAVLAYLRRRSNDQVCEDLCAEVFTRAWKGWPPHGRPLPWLYGIAHNVVLEFYRGRERDLADYSVHDADAQSESAEEIVAGPLSILQALATLPEDDQEILRLHTWECLSPSDVALTLGISPATCRVRLHRARRRLTAALAEAKGSQS from the coding sequence GTGGACGATTTCACGACAAGCTACCGCGACTGCTACCCGGCAGTGCTCGCCTACCTGCGCAGGCGCAGCAACGATCAGGTCTGCGAGGACCTGTGCGCCGAGGTGTTCACCCGCGCATGGAAAGGCTGGCCGCCGCATGGTCGGCCGCTGCCGTGGCTCTACGGAATTGCCCATAATGTCGTATTGGAGTTCTACCGCGGTCGCGAACGCGACCTTGCCGATTACAGTGTCCACGATGCCGATGCTCAGTCCGAGTCCGCGGAGGAAATCGTTGCCGGGCCGCTTAGCATCCTGCAGGCGTTGGCGACCCTCCCGGAGGATGATCAAGAAATCCTCCGGCTGCACACCTGGGAGTGTCTTTCTCCCTCCGATGTGGCCCTCACCCTTGGAATTTCCCCCGCAACTTGCCGCGTGCGCCTGCACCGCGCACGTCGCAGGCTCACCGCCGCCCTCGCGGAGGCAAAAGGTAGTCAATCATGA
- a CDS encoding aminotransferase class I/II-fold pyridoxal phosphate-dependent enzyme — MQPNNQHRDPSSSRSHVAPFHVMDVLAAAQQRQRTHGDALLLCVGQPATAAPAPVLRRARADLDNQVLGYTAAVGKPELRATIAAWHRDTYGTSTAAEDVVITTGSSGGFVALFLAALDAGDDIVLARPGYPAYRNTLQALGANIIEIDCGVESRFQLTVEHLQTLPRVPKAVIVTSPDNPTGTIIDAEELRAIADWCADHDCLLISDEIYHGITYGRQCASAREFSDQAVVVGSVSKYFSMTGWRIGWLIVPEWLRAPLDRLEANLTVCPPAISQAAAVEAFSAESLAELNSHVDRYARNRDVLLEGLPAVGLDNIAPPDGGFYIYANIAGLYDDPTAVDSMTWARELLAATGVAVAPGIDFDTAHGHEWVRLCFAGQTSEMEEAVRRIGAFTGRSLDR; from the coding sequence ATGCAGCCGAATAACCAGCACCGCGATCCGTCGTCAAGCCGAAGCCACGTTGCGCCCTTCCACGTCATGGACGTGCTGGCGGCTGCGCAGCAGCGGCAGCGCACTCACGGTGATGCCCTGCTGTTGTGCGTCGGACAGCCCGCCACCGCGGCGCCGGCGCCCGTGCTGCGCCGCGCCCGCGCCGACCTGGACAACCAGGTGTTGGGGTACACGGCGGCCGTCGGCAAGCCTGAGCTGCGCGCAACCATCGCCGCGTGGCACCGCGACACCTACGGCACGAGCACGGCGGCGGAGGATGTCGTAATTACGACTGGATCCTCCGGCGGATTCGTGGCGCTGTTCCTGGCGGCCCTCGACGCGGGCGACGACATCGTGCTCGCCCGCCCCGGCTACCCGGCATACCGCAATACACTGCAGGCGCTCGGCGCGAACATCATCGAAATCGACTGCGGGGTCGAATCTCGTTTCCAGCTGACCGTCGAGCATCTTCAGACCCTGCCGCGGGTGCCGAAGGCCGTGATTGTCACCAGCCCGGACAACCCGACCGGCACCATCATCGACGCAGAGGAGCTTCGCGCCATCGCCGATTGGTGCGCTGATCACGACTGCCTGCTGATCTCCGACGAGATCTATCACGGTATTACTTACGGTCGGCAGTGCGCGTCGGCACGCGAATTCTCGGATCAAGCGGTCGTCGTCGGCAGCGTGAGCAAATACTTCTCCATGACCGGCTGGCGGATCGGCTGGCTGATCGTGCCGGAGTGGCTGCGCGCCCCTCTCGACCGCCTCGAGGCCAACCTCACCGTCTGCCCGCCCGCAATCTCGCAGGCCGCGGCCGTAGAGGCGTTCAGCGCGGAGTCGCTGGCGGAGCTCAACTCGCACGTCGACCGCTACGCCCGCAACCGCGATGTGCTCCTCGAGGGCCTGCCAGCGGTGGGGCTCGATAACATCGCCCCGCCGGACGGCGGCTTCTATATCTACGCCAATATCGCCGGGCTTTACGACGACCCGACCGCCGTCGACTCGATGACGTGGGCTCGGGAACTATTGGCGGCCACGGGAGTGGCCGTGGCTCCCGGCATCGACTTCGATACTGCCCACGGCCACGAGTGGGTACGTCTGTGTTTTGCGGGCCAGACCTCCGAGATGGAGGAGGCCGTGCGCCGCATTGGGGCGTTTACTGGCCGCAGCCTAGATCGATAG
- the purD gene encoding phosphoribosylamine--glycine ligase: MRILVIGSGAREHALLYTMSKDPQATELHVAPGNAGMSELATMHPLVVDDPAAATALAREIAADLVVVGPEVPLVAGVADALREAGFAVFGPNADAARIEGSKAFAKDVMASAGVKTAHAEAIAPGASAQDVEAAIDRFGPNWVVKDDGLAAGKGVVVTTDRAAAIAHATDVLAAGNPVLLESFLDGPEVSLFCLVDGETVVPLLPAQDHKRVGDNDEGPNTGGMGAYSPLAWLPEGATERIVSEVCEPVAREMVARGCPFQGLLYAGLAWGEDGPAVVEFNCRFGDPETQAVLALLETPLAQLLNAAATGKLAEFGPLSWRDGYALTVVLAANGYPAITRTGDVIVGAEPGREAEGILHAGTARNEAGELVSAGGRVLNVVGVGDTLEAAREQAYATIKTISLDGSHYRSDIALPAVERRITV, translated from the coding sequence ATGCGCATCCTCGTAATTGGTTCCGGTGCCCGTGAGCACGCCCTTCTATACACAATGAGCAAGGACCCGCAAGCAACCGAGCTACATGTAGCTCCGGGTAACGCGGGCATGAGTGAACTGGCGACAATGCACCCGCTGGTCGTAGACGATCCTGCTGCCGCTACCGCGCTCGCGCGCGAAATCGCCGCGGACTTGGTTGTCGTCGGCCCGGAGGTTCCGCTGGTCGCGGGCGTTGCTGACGCTCTGCGTGAGGCGGGCTTCGCAGTCTTCGGCCCGAACGCGGATGCAGCCCGGATTGAGGGTTCTAAGGCTTTCGCGAAGGACGTCATGGCATCTGCCGGGGTCAAGACCGCCCACGCTGAGGCCATCGCGCCGGGCGCATCCGCGCAGGATGTGGAGGCCGCAATCGACCGCTTCGGCCCGAACTGGGTTGTCAAGGATGACGGTCTCGCCGCAGGCAAGGGCGTCGTGGTCACCACTGACCGCGCTGCTGCCATTGCCCACGCAACCGATGTTCTCGCCGCTGGCAACCCTGTGCTGCTGGAGTCCTTTCTCGACGGCCCCGAGGTCTCGCTGTTCTGCCTGGTTGACGGCGAAACCGTCGTTCCGCTGCTGCCCGCACAGGACCACAAGCGCGTCGGTGACAACGACGAGGGGCCGAACACCGGCGGCATGGGTGCATACAGCCCGTTGGCATGGTTGCCGGAGGGCGCTACTGAGCGCATCGTCTCCGAAGTCTGCGAGCCCGTCGCCCGCGAGATGGTCGCCCGTGGTTGCCCGTTCCAGGGCCTGCTCTACGCGGGTCTGGCCTGGGGAGAGGACGGCCCGGCTGTCGTCGAGTTCAACTGTCGCTTCGGCGACCCGGAGACGCAGGCCGTCCTGGCGCTGCTCGAGACCCCGCTGGCACAGCTGCTCAACGCTGCCGCCACCGGAAAGCTCGCCGAGTTCGGCCCGCTGTCCTGGCGTGATGGTTACGCGCTGACCGTGGTTCTGGCCGCCAACGGTTACCCAGCTATCACTCGCACCGGCGACGTCATCGTCGGCGCGGAGCCCGGCCGTGAGGCCGAAGGCATCCTGCACGCAGGTACCGCCCGCAATGAGGCCGGCGAGCTGGTCTCCGCCGGTGGCCGCGTCCTCAACGTCGTCGGTGTCGGCGACACCCTCGAGGCCGCGCGAGAGCAGGCCTACGCCACCATCAAGACGATTTCTCTGGACGGCTCCCACTACCGCAGCGACATCGCGCTGCCCGCCGTGGAACGCCGCATTACCGTCTAG
- a CDS encoding HIT family protein, with protein sequence MSTVFTKIINGEIPGRFVYRDNEVVAFLTIEPVAPGHTLIVPVEEVDRWTDAAPELWSHMNEVALMVGNAVVEAFNAPRAGYLIAGFEVPHAHIHVFPAHDMSGYNLANVDRNPSAESLDEAASKLRAAIGTDEHGELVR encoded by the coding sequence ATGAGCACCGTGTTTACAAAGATTATTAATGGCGAAATTCCCGGTCGTTTTGTCTACCGCGATAACGAGGTTGTCGCGTTTTTGACCATTGAGCCGGTCGCACCCGGCCATACGCTGATTGTGCCGGTGGAGGAAGTCGACCGCTGGACGGATGCGGCCCCTGAGCTGTGGTCCCACATGAACGAGGTCGCGCTGATGGTCGGCAACGCTGTCGTCGAGGCCTTTAACGCTCCCCGCGCTGGTTACCTCATCGCCGGTTTCGAGGTTCCGCACGCTCACATCCATGTGTTCCCCGCCCACGACATGTCTGGCTACAACCTGGCCAATGTGGATCGCAACCCCTCGGCGGAGTCCCTGGATGAAGCCGCGTCGAAGCTGCGCGCCGCAATCGGCACCGATGAGCACGGAGAGTTGGTGCGCTGA
- a CDS encoding esterase/lipase family protein — translation MILLHGTGQVKGIWEALGSELREDGWAVFAPDFGHRATDPLNESIDMLAAYIGAVLHSTGAKRAIIVGHSQGGLLATLISMRLAHQVKHVVCLAAPNHGTNLGGIASGLTKIPGTRYLLSNFVQSYWGTSGLEQLTGSKMVLSSEDHDVLAPGVTYTCIATKFDQLIKPTHSCFLDDGGQGMVDNFYVQDRFPQAVILHEQMAHDWRIRALTREALFRLVDEPFNANEALT, via the coding sequence GTGATCCTCCTGCACGGGACAGGGCAAGTCAAGGGAATCTGGGAGGCTCTGGGGAGCGAGCTGCGCGAGGACGGCTGGGCGGTTTTCGCGCCGGACTTCGGGCACCGCGCAACCGACCCGCTCAACGAATCGATTGACATGCTCGCTGCATATATCGGCGCAGTGCTCCATTCAACAGGAGCAAAGCGAGCCATCATCGTTGGGCATTCGCAGGGTGGCCTCCTGGCAACACTGATTTCCATGCGCCTCGCCCACCAGGTCAAGCATGTAGTGTGCCTTGCCGCCCCCAACCACGGCACCAACCTGGGCGGTATCGCCTCGGGCCTGACTAAGATTCCTGGCACGAGGTACCTGCTCAGTAACTTTGTGCAGAGTTACTGGGGCACCTCCGGGCTGGAGCAGCTGACAGGCTCGAAGATGGTTTTGAGCTCCGAGGACCACGATGTCCTCGCCCCGGGTGTCACTTACACCTGCATCGCCACCAAGTTCGACCAGCTAATCAAACCAACGCACTCCTGCTTCCTCGACGACGGGGGCCAGGGAATGGTGGATAATTTCTACGTCCAGGACCGTTTTCCACAAGCTGTCATTCTCCACGAGCAAATGGCTCATGATTGGCGCATCCGCGCACTCACACGCGAGGCGCTGTTCCGCCTGGTCGACGAGCCCTTTAACGCCAACGAAGCCCTAACCTAA
- a CDS encoding alpha/beta hydrolase family protein: MLLLHGTVDSPGAWAVLADALTSRGRIVFVPAYGNRGTDAVENSVAEVEEYARGLLSSSRAERLDIIGHSQGGLIAYLLALRGFPLRRVVSVSGSIGGSCTEGPLTPILRVLSWRRGTLARLLAGEAMTQQIARTGLTAPDPYDGPTPLPSPPSWVNLISGNDGVVKHWNPQAEQLLPDARTICLEERTGGRGARHWEQQADPEVVRIAVEEIMRA; this comes from the coding sequence GTGCTTCTTCTGCACGGAACCGTCGACAGCCCCGGTGCCTGGGCTGTGCTTGCCGACGCCCTTACCTCCCGGGGCCGGATAGTGTTCGTCCCGGCCTATGGCAATCGCGGCACCGACGCCGTGGAAAACTCCGTGGCCGAAGTCGAAGAATACGCGCGCGGCCTACTCTCTTCCTCCCGCGCCGAGCGCCTCGACATAATCGGCCACTCACAGGGCGGTCTCATCGCCTACCTGCTGGCCCTCCGCGGTTTTCCGCTCCGCCGCGTCGTAAGCGTCTCCGGCTCCATCGGTGGAAGCTGCACTGAAGGGCCGCTAACGCCAATCCTCCGAGTACTGAGCTGGCGGCGCGGAACACTCGCCCGCCTCCTCGCCGGAGAAGCGATGACGCAACAAATCGCCCGCACGGGCCTCACCGCTCCAGACCCTTACGATGGCCCCACCCCACTGCCATCGCCGCCGAGCTGGGTGAACCTCATCAGCGGCAACGATGGCGTCGTAAAGCACTGGAATCCGCAGGCCGAGCAACTGCTTCCCGACGCCCGCACCATCTGCTTGGAGGAGCGAACCGGGGGCCGAGGGGCGCGGCACTGGGAGCAGCAGGCGGACCCCGAAGTGGTGAGGATTGCCGTCGAGGAGATAATGCGGGCCTAG
- a CDS encoding PaaI family thioesterase, which produces MTIGPSLRRSLYKLAEKQISPGVVKLLMNIWPPLWGSGIRITDISEDWSTGRLELRLNRLTANMHGAAFGGALFSMTDVLFGTLVMQRLDVKKFEAWTRTGSFEFIRPGRRGAYLEVSVSDEMVEQILQETEGGYSTVISYTSVVRNPDGSLVGIGQQDLYVRRRGGDKPPANPNQQDHVAGENLIAAARTLARLGMRNLDNRDLLVQQERMARRCVTPEARAVAWLQGILELGEVTVDDYRAAGLPEVVLEALTSDTPSAHAQELLAEVVTARESLAKY; this is translated from the coding sequence ATGACTATCGGCCCGTCTCTTCGTCGCTCACTTTATAAGCTCGCTGAAAAACAGATTTCCCCAGGCGTGGTGAAGCTGTTGATGAACATCTGGCCTCCACTGTGGGGCAGCGGCATCCGCATTACCGATATCTCTGAGGACTGGTCCACAGGCCGCCTGGAGCTGCGGCTAAACCGGCTGACCGCGAATATGCATGGAGCCGCTTTCGGAGGCGCCCTGTTTTCCATGACGGACGTCCTCTTCGGAACCCTCGTGATGCAGCGCCTGGACGTCAAGAAGTTCGAGGCCTGGACGCGTACCGGCTCTTTCGAGTTCATCCGTCCCGGCCGCAGGGGAGCCTACTTAGAGGTCAGTGTGTCCGACGAAATGGTCGAACAGATCCTCCAGGAAACCGAGGGCGGCTACTCCACGGTTATTTCCTACACCTCGGTGGTTCGAAATCCGGACGGCTCGCTGGTCGGCATCGGCCAGCAGGATCTCTATGTCCGCCGCCGTGGTGGAGACAAGCCTCCCGCAAATCCGAATCAGCAAGATCATGTCGCCGGTGAGAATCTCATTGCCGCAGCGCGTACCCTCGCACGCCTGGGGATGCGCAACCTCGACAACCGGGATCTGCTGGTCCAGCAGGAGCGCATGGCCCGCCGCTGCGTCACCCCGGAGGCCCGCGCCGTCGCATGGCTGCAGGGAATCCTCGAGCTGGGTGAGGTCACTGTCGACGACTACCGCGCCGCCGGGCTGCCCGAGGTCGTACTAGAGGCGCTGACCTCCGACACCCCTTCAGCGCACGCGCAGGAACTGCTCGCGGAAGTAGTAACCGCCCGCGAGTCCCTGGCGAAATACTAG
- a CDS encoding threonine/serine ThrE exporter family protein — protein sequence MTDAGEKFRAPAAETLEAPQEDQSSLKDRVLDFVAGPASTVDLVRSTSAPLPLAPIDYSDPSQVTAVLDLAARVGGLLLACGSGNRDTELQIKAVTSAYGLTQIQVDITLTSVTVYHLIGARRTPITAMRVVNSPIPDFERLRHTDRVVRKIRAGHLSLDDAIEAIDKVEREPSKYRLRVIYAGWAMLASSVTILLGSGLAVALIAAAVTLAIVVVIGELAARELPTFFQNAVGGLIATLSAAILNAIQDYMPFDMQPSRLIASGIVVMLAGLTLVQALQDGMTGAPVTGSARFFDTMLLTGGIVAGIALGIELSGIFGIPLPDVIAGSDLNFSQATVRVLAGTCASLAFALASNAGFTALAVSGTAALLGSLMYYFALIPAGIHPVTSAGAAATLIGLIGGLLARRWSIPPLITAVSGVTPLLPGMTIYRGMHALLHDEAIAGFTALASALGVATALAAGIVLGEWMARRMRRPRVLTEDSGLKRPHIARRRTIRPAPQRAKLRRVRVNRFKGGMNPRLR from the coding sequence ATGACAGACGCTGGGGAAAAGTTTCGCGCCCCCGCTGCGGAAACCCTGGAGGCTCCGCAGGAGGATCAGTCCTCACTGAAGGACCGGGTCCTCGACTTCGTCGCCGGCCCGGCATCCACTGTCGACCTGGTTCGCTCCACGTCCGCGCCGCTACCGCTGGCCCCTATCGACTACTCCGACCCTAGCCAGGTCACCGCCGTTCTCGACCTCGCAGCCAGGGTCGGAGGCCTGCTCCTGGCCTGCGGCTCGGGCAACCGCGACACTGAGCTCCAAATCAAGGCGGTCACGTCGGCCTACGGTCTCACCCAGATTCAGGTCGACATCACCCTAACCTCAGTGACCGTCTACCACCTTATCGGTGCACGCCGAACCCCGATTACCGCAATGCGAGTGGTCAACTCGCCAATTCCCGACTTCGAGCGCCTGCGCCATACCGACCGCGTTGTTCGCAAAATTCGCGCCGGGCACTTGAGCCTGGACGACGCTATCGAGGCCATCGACAAGGTCGAAAGAGAACCTTCAAAGTACCGTCTCCGCGTGATTTACGCCGGCTGGGCAATGCTGGCATCCTCCGTGACGATTCTCCTCGGCTCGGGACTCGCCGTTGCACTCATCGCCGCCGCAGTCACCCTGGCGATCGTTGTGGTCATTGGAGAGCTGGCCGCCCGCGAGCTCCCCACCTTCTTCCAGAACGCAGTCGGCGGCCTAATCGCGACGCTGTCCGCGGCAATTCTCAACGCGATTCAGGACTACATGCCCTTCGACATGCAGCCCTCCCGTCTCATCGCCTCGGGAATCGTCGTGATGCTCGCGGGCCTTACCCTGGTCCAGGCACTTCAAGACGGCATGACGGGCGCACCGGTGACCGGCTCCGCTCGATTCTTCGACACGATGCTGCTCACCGGAGGAATCGTGGCTGGCATTGCCCTCGGAATTGAGCTGTCCGGAATTTTCGGGATTCCGCTTCCCGACGTTATTGCGGGCTCCGACCTCAACTTCTCCCAGGCAACGGTCAGGGTGCTTGCAGGCACATGCGCCTCGCTCGCTTTTGCGCTGGCATCAAATGCGGGTTTTACAGCTCTCGCAGTGTCCGGCACCGCGGCGCTATTGGGTTCTCTGATGTACTACTTCGCCCTCATTCCAGCCGGTATTCACCCGGTAACCAGTGCAGGTGCCGCAGCTACGCTAATTGGCCTAATCGGAGGCCTGCTCGCCCGTCGCTGGTCAATTCCGCCGCTTATCACGGCGGTTTCTGGTGTCACCCCGCTGCTGCCGGGCATGACTATCTACCGAGGGATGCACGCTCTGCTCCACGATGAGGCGATTGCAGGATTTACCGCGCTCGCTTCAGCACTCGGCGTAGCGACCGCTCTGGCCGCGGGTATCGTCCTCGGCGAGTGGATGGCACGCAGGATGCGTCGCCCCCGGGTACTCACCGAAGACAGTGGCCTCAAGCGACCGCACATCGCACGACGCCGTACTATTCGCCCGGCCCCACAGCGCGCCAAGCTGCGCAGAGTCCGCGTTAACCGCTTCAAGGGCGGCATGAACCCCCGTCTGCGCTAG
- a CDS encoding META domain-containing protein, producing the protein MNSDTFAKTTAIALAAAGASVAVVSCQAASPTEDIVGKRWQVIEVFDDPTLPSAAPENQAPPTITLGQTSYAITTACGNAEGTVKWLDNSVELGKPTATRQTECDPSAKTFATRFEAMARGSYLFTVGPNGLRLSEITDTGSPDTNRGWTAVSLAER; encoded by the coding sequence GTGAATAGTGACACCTTCGCAAAGACGACTGCGATTGCACTAGCGGCCGCGGGGGCATCCGTGGCCGTGGTTTCGTGCCAGGCCGCTTCGCCCACGGAAGATATCGTCGGAAAGCGATGGCAAGTGATAGAGGTTTTTGACGACCCGACGCTGCCCAGCGCTGCCCCGGAGAACCAGGCTCCACCGACGATTACGCTCGGGCAGACCTCCTACGCCATTACAACGGCATGCGGCAACGCTGAGGGAACAGTCAAATGGCTGGACAACTCAGTGGAACTCGGCAAGCCCACCGCCACCCGCCAGACGGAGTGTGACCCGAGCGCGAAAACCTTTGCCACGCGCTTCGAAGCGATGGCGCGAGGATCTTACCTTTTCACCGTGGGGCCGAACGGCCTGCGATTGAGCGAAATTACCGACACCGGGTCGCCGGACACCAACCGCGGCTGGACGGCGGTGTCACTGGCGGAGCGCTAG